The following are from one region of the Hydrogenimonas sp. SS33 genome:
- the rpsD gene encoding 30S ribosomal protein S4 produces MARYRGPVEKIERRLGVSLGLKGERRLAGKSALDKRPYAPGQHGQRRTKISQYGLQLREKQKAKYMYGVGEKQFRRLFKDANRMEGNTGENLIALLERRLDNVVYRMGFATTRAFARQLVTHGHVLVDGKRVNIPSFRVKPGQKIEIREKSKNNPQIQRAMELTRQTGIAPWVDVDHDKVFGIFTRIPEREEVVIPVEERLIVELYSK; encoded by the coding sequence ATGGCACGATATAGAGGACCGGTAGAAAAAATCGAACGTCGCCTTGGCGTGAGTCTCGGACTCAAAGGCGAACGTAGACTTGCAGGAAAGAGCGCTCTGGACAAGCGGCCCTACGCACCCGGGCAGCATGGACAGCGCCGCACGAAGATCAGCCAGTACGGCCTGCAGCTTCGTGAAAAGCAGAAAGCGAAATATATGTACGGTGTCGGCGAGAAGCAGTTCCGCCGGCTTTTCAAAGACGCCAACCGCATGGAAGGCAACACTGGGGAGAATCTGATCGCTCTGCTGGAGCGCCGTCTGGACAATGTGGTCTACCGCATGGGATTCGCCACGACGCGCGCTTTTGCGCGTCAGCTCGTGACACACGGCCACGTACTGGTCGACGGCAAGCGCGTCAACATCCCCTCTTTCCGGGTCAAGCCCGGTCAGAAGATCGAGATTCGCGAAAAGAGCAAAAACAATCCCCAGATCCAGCGGGCGATGGAGCTGACACGCCAGACCGGTATCGCTCCCTGGGTCGACGTCGACCACGACAAAGTGTTCGGCATCTTCACCCGTATTCCCGAGCGTGAAGAGGTCGTCATCCCCGTCGAAGAGCGATTGATCGTCGAGCTTTACAGCAAATAA
- the rpsK gene encoding 30S ribosomal protein S11 encodes MAKRKATRKKIVKKNIARGVVYISATYNNTVITVTDEAGNVIAWSSAGSLGFKGSKKSTPYAAQQAVEDAMAKAMEHGIKEVGIKVQGPGSGRETAVKSVGAIEGIRVMWFKDITPLPHNGCRPPKRRRV; translated from the coding sequence GTGGCTAAACGAAAAGCAACCAGAAAAAAGATCGTCAAGAAGAATATCGCGCGCGGTGTGGTCTACATCAGCGCGACCTACAACAACACGGTCATCACCGTCACCGACGAAGCGGGCAACGTCATCGCATGGAGCAGCGCCGGATCCCTCGGATTCAAAGGCAGCAAGAAATCGACTCCCTATGCCGCACAGCAGGCGGTGGAAGATGCGATGGCCAAAGCGATGGAACACGGCATCAAAGAGGTCGGCATCAAGGTACAGGGTCCCGGCAGCGGCCGCGAGACCGCAGTGAAAAGCGTAGGCGCAATCGAGGGTATCCGCGTGATGTGGTTCAAAGACATCACGCCTCTGCCCCACAACGGTTGCAGACCTCCGAAACGACGACGAGTATAA
- the rpsM gene encoding 30S ribosomal protein S13, whose protein sequence is MARIAGVDLPKKKRMEYALTYIYGIGLTTSRKILDATGISYDKRVHELTEEEAAAIRNEIQQNYMVEGDLRKKVAMDIKALMDLGNYRGLRHRRGLPVRGQKTKTNARTRKGKRKTVGAASK, encoded by the coding sequence ATGGCACGTATTGCAGGTGTTGATCTTCCCAAGAAAAAACGGATGGAGTATGCGCTGACATACATCTACGGTATCGGCCTGACCACTTCCAGAAAGATCCTGGATGCGACAGGCATCAGCTACGACAAGCGTGTCCACGAACTCACCGAAGAGGAAGCGGCCGCCATTCGTAACGAAATTCAGCAGAACTATATGGTCGAGGGTGACCTGCGCAAGAAAGTGGCTATGGACATCAAAGCGTTGATGGACCTGGGCAACTATCGCGGTCTTCGCCACCGACGCGGTCTTCCGGTTCGCGGACAGAAAACGAAAACCAATGCGCGTACACGCAAAGGTAAACGTAAAACCGTCGGCGCGGCAAGCAAGTAA
- the rpmJ gene encoding 50S ribosomal protein L36: MKVRPSVKKMCDKCKIIKRKGIVRVICVNPKHKQRQG, encoded by the coding sequence ATGAAAGTCAGACCTTCGGTCAAGAAGATGTGCGACAAATGCAAGATCATCAAACGAAAAGGCATTGTTCGCGTCATCTGTGTGAACCCCAAACACAAACAGAGACAAGGATAA
- the infA gene encoding translation initiation factor IF-1, giving the protein MAKDDVIEIDGKVIEALPNATFRVELDNGHVVLCHIAGKMRMHYIRILPGDRVKVELTPYSLDKGRITYRYK; this is encoded by the coding sequence ATGGCAAAAGACGACGTCATAGAGATCGACGGCAAAGTAATCGAAGCGCTTCCCAACGCTACGTTCCGGGTGGAGCTGGACAACGGGCATGTGGTACTCTGCCACATCGCCGGCAAGATGCGCATGCACTATATCCGCATTCTTCCCGGTGACAGGGTCAAAGTGGAACTGACACCCTACAGCCTCGACAAGGGACGAATAACTTATAGGTATAAGTAA
- the map gene encoding type I methionyl aminopeptidase, producing MAIAIRKPAEIEKLRTANRIVGETLAYLRETVKPGMTLKEIDAMGEAFLRSRGARPSFKGLYGFPAAVCTSLNEVIIHGIPDDTKVKEGDILGLDIGTEVEGWYGDAAITMPIGEISEEDERLIACAKDALYHAIEIIRPGLRFKELSLELENFIEGRGFKPLLSFCGHGIGRKPHEEPEIPNYLEHGSPKSGPKIKNGMVFCLEPMICQKSGTPVIKEDKWSVVSEDGRRGSHYEHTVAVIGGKAEILSQP from the coding sequence ATGGCCATCGCGATTCGCAAACCAGCCGAAATAGAGAAACTCCGCACCGCCAACCGCATCGTCGGGGAGACCCTCGCATATCTGCGCGAGACGGTCAAACCCGGCATGACCCTCAAAGAGATCGACGCCATGGGCGAAGCGTTCCTCAGAAGCAGAGGGGCACGCCCCTCCTTCAAGGGGCTCTACGGCTTTCCGGCGGCTGTCTGCACCTCCCTGAATGAAGTGATCATCCACGGTATTCCCGACGACACGAAAGTGAAAGAGGGGGATATACTGGGACTGGATATCGGCACCGAAGTGGAGGGGTGGTACGGTGATGCCGCCATCACGATGCCGATAGGCGAGATATCGGAAGAGGACGAGCGGCTCATCGCCTGCGCCAAAGACGCTCTCTACCACGCCATCGAGATCATCCGGCCGGGGCTGCGCTTCAAGGAGCTGAGCCTGGAGCTGGAGAACTTCATCGAAGGGCGCGGTTTCAAGCCGCTCCTGAGCTTCTGCGGCCACGGCATCGGGCGCAAACCCCACGAAGAGCCCGAGATTCCGAACTACCTCGAGCACGGATCTCCCAAGAGCGGGCCGAAAATCAAAAACGGCATGGTTTTCTGCCTGGAGCCGATGATCTGTCAAAAGAGCGGCACACCGGTCATCAAAGAGGACAAATGGTCGGTTGTCAGCGAAGACGGCAGGCGGGGCAGCCACTACGAGCATACCGTCGCCGTCATCGGCGGCAAAGCGGAAATACTATCGCAACCCTAA
- the secY gene encoding preprotein translocase subunit SecY, with translation MPKSLVNKILITLGFLLAYRILAYVPVPGVNIDVIKEFFDTNANNALGMFNMFSGKAISRLSIISLGIMPYITASIIMELLAATFPELGKMKKERDGMTKYMQIIRYATIAITLIQAVGVSIGLQSLTGKGGESAIMIDSTSFIVIAAFSMLTGTMLLMWIGEQITQRGVGNGISLIIFAGIVSSIPTAIGGTINLVNTGELNFLVVLAILAIIIVTVGFIIYVELGERRVPVSYSRKVMMQNQKKRVMNYIPIKVNLSGVIPPIFASAILMFPSTILQASTNPIIQKISDFLNPNSYTFNLMMFLLVVFFAYFYASIVFNAKDIADNLKRQGGFIPGVRPGESTAHYLNEVASRLTFWGAIYLAIISTLPWILVKSMGVPFYFGGTAVLIVVQVALDTMRKIEAQIYMSKYETLSAVGL, from the coding sequence ATGCCTAAGTCATTGGTCAACAAAATCCTGATCACTTTGGGATTTCTGCTGGCGTACCGGATTCTGGCCTATGTGCCGGTTCCGGGCGTCAACATCGACGTCATCAAAGAGTTTTTCGACACCAACGCCAACAACGCCCTGGGCATGTTCAACATGTTCAGCGGCAAGGCGATCAGCCGTCTGAGCATCATCTCCCTGGGCATCATGCCCTACATCACCGCTTCGATCATCATGGAACTTCTCGCCGCCACCTTCCCCGAACTGGGCAAGATGAAGAAAGAGCGCGACGGCATGACCAAATATATGCAGATTATCCGGTATGCCACCATCGCCATCACCCTGATCCAGGCCGTGGGCGTTTCGATAGGACTCCAGAGCCTGACGGGCAAGGGGGGCGAAAGCGCCATCATGATCGACTCTACCTCCTTCATCGTCATCGCCGCCTTCTCGATGCTGACGGGAACGATGCTGCTGATGTGGATCGGTGAGCAGATCACCCAGCGGGGTGTGGGCAACGGTATCTCGCTGATCATCTTTGCGGGGATCGTCAGCTCCATTCCCACCGCCATCGGAGGAACGATCAACCTGGTCAACACCGGCGAACTCAACTTTCTGGTGGTGCTGGCCATTCTGGCGATCATCATCGTCACGGTCGGCTTCATCATCTATGTGGAGCTGGGTGAGCGGCGGGTTCCCGTCAGCTACTCCCGGAAGGTGATGATGCAGAACCAGAAGAAGCGGGTCATGAACTACATCCCGATCAAGGTGAACCTGAGCGGCGTCATTCCGCCCATTTTCGCCTCGGCGATCCTGATGTTCCCGAGTACGATCCTCCAGGCGTCGACCAATCCGATCATTCAGAAGATCTCCGATTTCCTGAACCCCAACAGCTACACCTTCAACCTGATGATGTTCCTGCTGGTCGTCTTCTTCGCCTACTTCTACGCGTCGATCGTCTTCAACGCGAAAGATATCGCCGACAACCTGAAACGCCAGGGCGGCTTCATTCCCGGTGTCAGGCCGGGGGAAAGCACGGCGCATTATCTCAACGAAGTGGCGAGCCGACTGACCTTCTGGGGCGCCATCTATCTGGCCATTATCTCCACCCTTCCGTGGATTCTGGTCAAGAGCATGGGGGTCCCCTTCTACTTCGGCGGAACGGCGGTACTCATTGTCGTGCAGGTCGCTCTGGATACGATGCGCAAAATCGAGGCGCAGATCTATATGAGCAAGTATGAAACGCTGAGCGCGGTGGGCCTCTGA
- the rplO gene encoding 50S ribosomal protein L15: MSLHNLTNAQGSTSKRKRVGRGQGSGMGKTATRGHKGQKARTGYKEKRGFEGGQQPIQRRLPKVGFRSHITKPYVINIERVPAVAELEEITLETIATVHTIKGKHERVKLIGKGAKDLAAKIKDERITTSGK, from the coding sequence ATGTCACTGCACAACCTCACCAACGCACAGGGCAGCACCAGCAAGCGCAAACGTGTCGGACGCGGACAGGGAAGCGGCATGGGTAAGACCGCGACCCGCGGACACAAGGGCCAGAAGGCCCGTACCGGCTACAAGGAGAAGCGCGGCTTCGAGGGTGGACAGCAGCCCATTCAGCGCCGCCTTCCCAAAGTCGGTTTCCGCTCCCACATCACCAAGCCCTACGTCATCAACATCGAGCGCGTACCGGCCGTCGCAGAGCTGGAAGAGATCACCCTGGAGACCATTGCCACGGTCCATACCATCAAAGGTAAACACGAGCGCGTTAAATTGATCGGCAAAGGTGCCAAAGACCTTGCCGCGAAAATCAAAGACGAGCGAATCACGACCAGCGGAAAATAA
- the rpsE gene encoding 30S ribosomal protein S5 translates to MENINREDFEEVIVNIGRVTKVVKGGRRFRFTALVVVGDRNGTVGYGMGKAKEVPDAIRKGIDEAFKNLVKVNIKGSTIAHDIEHKYNSSKILLKPASEGTGVIAGGAARPVIELAGIKDILTKSLGSNNPNNLVRATVEALSRIKG, encoded by the coding sequence ATGGAAAACATCAACAGAGAAGATTTCGAAGAAGTCATCGTCAACATCGGCCGCGTCACCAAGGTCGTCAAGGGCGGACGCCGCTTCCGATTCACCGCGCTGGTGGTCGTAGGCGACCGTAACGGCACCGTCGGATACGGCATGGGAAAAGCGAAAGAGGTTCCCGACGCGATCCGCAAAGGGATCGACGAAGCGTTCAAGAACCTCGTCAAGGTCAACATCAAGGGATCGACGATCGCGCACGATATCGAGCACAAGTACAACTCGAGCAAAATTCTGCTCAAGCCGGCCTCCGAAGGTACGGGAGTTATCGCCGGTGGCGCGGCACGTCCGGTCATCGAACTGGCGGGTATCAAGGATATCCTGACAAAATCACTGGGCTCCAACAACCCGAACAACCTCGTTCGTGCCACCGTTGAAGCCCTGAGCCGAATCAAAGGATAA
- the rplR gene encoding 50S ribosomal protein L18: protein MNRTLIMKKNLQRAKRKARVRGKIFGTAEKPRVTIFRSNKHIYAQAIDDTQGVTLAAADGRKMGLNANKEAAGKVAAALAEAMKAKGLETAVFDRNGYIYHGVVAAFAEALRENGIKV from the coding sequence ATGAATAGAACACTGATTATGAAGAAAAACCTGCAGCGCGCGAAACGAAAAGCGCGTGTGCGGGGCAAGATTTTCGGTACGGCCGAAAAACCCCGTGTTACCATTTTCCGTTCCAACAAGCACATCTACGCCCAGGCGATCGACGACACGCAAGGTGTGACGCTGGCGGCGGCCGATGGCCGGAAGATGGGTCTCAACGCCAACAAAGAGGCGGCGGGCAAAGTGGCGGCGGCCCTGGCCGAAGCGATGAAGGCCAAAGGTCTGGAGACAGCCGTCTTCGACCGCAACGGCTACATCTATCACGGCGTCGTGGCGGCATTCGCCGAAGCGCTGCGTGAAAACGGAATCAAGGTCTAA
- the rplF gene encoding 50S ribosomal protein L6: MSRIGKKPIDIPAGVEVKVEGTEVVVSKGKDVKRLDTHGRVDVEVKDNQVVFHRKGDDKASSAFWGTYRSLTQNMIIGLTQGFEKKLEINGVGYRAAVKGKTLELQLGFSHPVNYEIPEGIEIAVEKNIVTVKGQDKQKVGQVAAEIRAFRPPEPYKGKGVKYVDEVILRKAGKTGK; this comes from the coding sequence ATGTCACGTATAGGAAAGAAACCGATTGATATCCCGGCCGGCGTCGAAGTGAAGGTCGAGGGTACAGAAGTTGTCGTTTCCAAAGGTAAAGATGTCAAGCGTCTCGATACCCACGGACGCGTCGATGTGGAAGTGAAGGACAACCAGGTCGTCTTCCACCGCAAAGGCGATGACAAGGCCAGCAGCGCCTTCTGGGGCACCTACCGCTCCCTGACGCAGAATATGATCATCGGCCTGACCCAGGGCTTCGAGAAGAAACTCGAAATCAACGGGGTCGGTTACCGTGCCGCGGTCAAGGGCAAGACCCTGGAGCTGCAGCTGGGCTTCTCCCACCCTGTCAACTACGAGATTCCCGAGGGGATCGAGATCGCGGTGGAGAAGAACATCGTCACGGTCAAGGGCCAGGACAAGCAGAAAGTGGGACAGGTCGCAGCGGAAATCCGCGCCTTCCGTCCGCCGGAACCCTACAAAGGCAAGGGTGTGAAGTATGTGGACGAAGTGATTCTCCGCAAAGCCGGTAAAACAGGTAAATAA
- the rpsH gene encoding 30S ribosomal protein S8: MVNDLIADSLTRIRNASMRRLEVTTLLYSKMIEAIMKIFQEKGYIESYKVVEKDGKKSINVVLKYDDNGRSVINEIKRLSKPGRRVYKGKEEIKRFKNGYGTIVVSTSQGVLANDEAYKRGIGGEVLCSIW, translated from the coding sequence ATGGTGAACGATCTGATAGCAGACTCTCTGACACGTATCAGAAACGCATCGATGCGACGACTGGAAGTGACCACACTTCTGTATAGCAAGATGATCGAGGCGATCATGAAGATCTTTCAGGAGAAAGGTTACATTGAGAGCTACAAAGTGGTCGAGAAAGACGGCAAGAAGAGCATCAACGTCGTCCTGAAATACGACGACAACGGCCGCAGCGTCATCAACGAGATCAAGCGTCTCTCCAAGCCCGGACGCCGCGTCTACAAGGGCAAGGAAGAGATCAAACGATTCAAAAACGGCTACGGCACCATCGTCGTAAGCACATCCCAGGGTGTACTGGCCAACGACGAAGCGTACAAGCGCGGCATCGGCGGCGAAGTTCTCTGCAGTATCTGGTAA
- a CDS encoding type Z 30S ribosomal protein S14, which produces MAKKSMIAKQQRKPKFKVRAYTRCSICGRPHSVYRDFGICRICLRKMASEGLLPGVKKASW; this is translated from the coding sequence ATGGCTAAAAAATCGATGATTGCCAAGCAACAGCGAAAACCCAAATTCAAAGTCCGTGCCTATACGCGCTGCAGCATCTGCGGCCGTCCGCACTCCGTGTACAGGGACTTCGGCATCTGCCGAATCTGCCTGCGCAAAATGGCTAGCGAAGGTCTTCTTCCTGGCGTCAAAAAAGCAAGCTGGTAA
- the rplE gene encoding 50S ribosomal protein L5, which translates to MLRLKEKYSELKPQLKEELGIENVMEIPALEKIVISVGCGDDAKDTKVIQNIADTITIISGQKAVIVPARKSVAGFKVREGMPVGVKVTLRGDMMYNFLDKLISIALPRVKDFRGVSRNGFDGHGNYNFGLDEQLIFPEVEYDNIIKTHGMNITIVTTTDNDKAAFALLEKLGMPFAKGRQNG; encoded by the coding sequence ATGTTGAGACTCAAAGAGAAATACAGCGAACTCAAGCCCCAGCTCAAAGAGGAGCTCGGCATCGAGAATGTGATGGAGATCCCCGCGCTGGAGAAGATCGTCATCAGCGTCGGCTGCGGCGACGATGCGAAGGATACGAAAGTGATCCAGAACATCGCCGATACCATCACCATCATCTCCGGTCAGAAAGCGGTCATTGTTCCGGCGCGCAAATCCGTCGCGGGTTTCAAAGTGCGCGAGGGGATGCCCGTCGGTGTCAAAGTGACGCTTCGCGGCGACATGATGTACAACTTCCTCGACAAGCTGATCAGCATCGCGCTTCCGCGGGTGAAAGACTTCCGCGGTGTATCGCGCAACGGCTTCGACGGCCACGGAAACTACAACTTCGGCCTCGACGAGCAGCTGATCTTCCCGGAAGTGGAGTATGACAACATCATCAAGACCCATGGTATGAACATCACGATCGTCACGACGACCGACAACGACAAAGCGGCATTCGCGCTTCTGGAGAAGCTGGGTATGCCTTTTGCAAAAGGACGACAAAATGGCTAA
- the rplX gene encoding 50S ribosomal protein L24 codes for MAKKFKIKKGDTVEIIAGDDKGKKAEVLQVLPKKDAVIVAGCKVVKKAVKPTEQNPEGGFVTKEMPIHISNVRKVEGA; via the coding sequence ATGGCTAAAAAATTCAAGATCAAAAAGGGCGATACCGTCGAGATCATCGCGGGTGACGACAAGGGCAAAAAGGCGGAAGTGCTTCAGGTACTCCCCAAAAAAGATGCCGTCATCGTCGCCGGCTGCAAAGTGGTCAAGAAAGCGGTCAAGCCGACCGAGCAGAATCCCGAGGGCGGATTCGTCACGAAAGAGATGCCGATCCACATCTCCAACGTACGCAAAGTAGAAGGTGCATAA
- the rplN gene encoding 50S ribosomal protein L14 → MIQSFTRLNVADNSGAKEIMCIKVLGGSKRRYASVGDVIVASVKKALPNGKVKKGQVVKAVVVRTKKEIQRENGSLIRFDDNAAVILDNKKEPVGTRIFGPVSREVRYANFMKIVSLAPEVL, encoded by the coding sequence ATGATCCAGAGCTTCACCCGACTCAACGTCGCCGACAACAGCGGCGCGAAAGAGATTATGTGTATCAAGGTCCTGGGGGGCAGCAAGCGCCGGTACGCCAGCGTCGGCGACGTCATCGTCGCTTCCGTCAAGAAAGCGCTGCCCAACGGCAAAGTGAAAAAGGGACAGGTCGTCAAAGCCGTCGTCGTCCGCACCAAAAAAGAGATCCAGCGCGAAAACGGCTCTCTGATCCGCTTCGACGACAATGCGGCCGTCATCCTGGACAACAAGAAAGAGCCGGTCGGCACCCGTATCTTCGGGCCCGTCAGCCGTGAAGTACGCTACGCCAACTTCATGAAGATCGTCTCTCTCGCTCCGGAGGTACTCTAA
- the rpsQ gene encoding 30S ribosomal protein S17, which produces MASHKRIIQGTVVKKAGDKTATVLVERRIMHPRYHKTVKRFKKYLIHDERNETNVGDVVSAIECRPISKTKSFRLKEIVSRGVGS; this is translated from the coding sequence ATGGCGTCTCATAAACGTATCATTCAAGGAACCGTCGTAAAAAAAGCGGGTGACAAGACGGCGACCGTCCTGGTCGAACGCCGCATCATGCACCCCCGCTATCACAAAACGGTCAAACGATTCAAAAAATATCTCATCCACGACGAGCGCAACGAAACCAACGTGGGCGATGTGGTCTCCGCCATCGAGTGCCGGCCCATCTCCAAAACCAAATCGTTCCGCCTCAAAGAGATCGTGAGCAGAGGAGTGGGATCATGA
- the rpmC gene encoding 50S ribosomal protein L29 translates to MKYTEIAEKSREELEKLLREKKMELFELKLKLKTMQLTNPNEIRACRKDIARIKTAINAQKKAS, encoded by the coding sequence ATGAAATATACTGAAATCGCCGAAAAGAGTCGCGAAGAACTCGAAAAACTGCTGAGAGAGAAGAAGATGGAGCTGTTCGAGCTGAAACTGAAGCTCAAAACGATGCAGCTGACCAATCCGAACGAGATCCGCGCATGCCGCAAGGACATCGCGCGCATCAAGACTGCCATCAATGCGCAGAAGAAAGCATCATAA
- the rplP gene encoding 50S ribosomal protein L16, producing the protein MLMPKRTKYRKQQKGRNRGKAYRGNQLAFGNIGIKATEHGRIDSRQIEAARVAMTRHVKRTGKVWIRVFPDKPLTAKPLETRMGKGKGAVDRWVMNIKPGRIIYEMAGVNEELAREALTLAMHKLPFKTKIVTQEASNEIY; encoded by the coding sequence ATGTTGATGCCCAAAAGAACCAAATACCGAAAACAGCAGAAAGGCCGCAACCGCGGCAAAGCCTACCGCGGCAACCAGCTGGCCTTCGGCAACATCGGAATCAAGGCCACCGAACACGGCCGTATCGACAGCCGACAGATCGAAGCGGCGCGGGTCGCGATGACACGCCACGTCAAACGTACCGGTAAAGTCTGGATCCGCGTCTTCCCCGACAAGCCCCTGACCGCCAAGCCCCTCGAAACACGGATGGGTAAAGGTAAGGGTGCCGTCGACCGGTGGGTCATGAATATCAAGCCGGGCCGCATCATCTACGAAATGGCCGGTGTCAACGAAGAGCTGGCGCGGGAAGCGCTGACTCTGGCGATGCACAAGCTGCCTTTCAAGACCAAAATCGTAACGCAGGAGGCAAGCAATGAAATATACTGA